One genomic region from SAR92 clade bacterium H455 encodes:
- a CDS encoding phosphoglycerate dehydrogenase, which yields MYKIRTYNAISSKGLSRFPTDSYQVSSEATDADGILLRSQKLHTEVLPDSVVAIARAGAGTNNIPVADYTEKGVVVFNTPGANANAVKELIVAALLLGSRDIYGGMNYVQGLTEITDSGEMGKLLEKEKKNFAGSEIQGKTLGVVGLGAIGSMIGNLALELGMNVVGYDPAISVEAAWQLSSSVERMENLEALLACSDFITLHVPAIAATKHLINSKTLSGMKPTAKILNFAREEIVSSADMVAALDAGVIAGYITDFPAPELLGRDDVLLMPHIGASTEEAEENCAVMAANQLMDFLENGNILNSVNYPKIRMSRNGGTRITFTNKNVPKVLGSVLSVLADGEINVVDMVNKSRDEIAYNIIDIEGDLNDSLKAQIEAVEGVVHVRII from the coding sequence ATGTATAAAATTCGTACCTACAATGCCATTTCATCCAAAGGCCTGAGCCGCTTTCCTACAGACAGCTACCAAGTGTCTAGTGAAGCCACTGATGCAGACGGTATTTTGTTGCGCAGTCAGAAACTTCACACTGAAGTGCTGCCGGATTCTGTAGTGGCTATTGCCCGCGCCGGCGCTGGTACGAATAATATTCCGGTTGCTGATTACACTGAAAAGGGCGTTGTCGTATTCAATACCCCGGGGGCTAATGCCAATGCGGTAAAAGAGTTGATTGTCGCGGCACTGCTGTTGGGGTCGCGGGATATTTACGGTGGTATGAATTATGTCCAGGGCCTCACTGAGATTACCGATTCAGGCGAGATGGGCAAGTTACTTGAGAAAGAGAAGAAGAACTTTGCCGGTAGCGAAATTCAGGGTAAAACACTGGGCGTAGTCGGTCTTGGGGCCATCGGTTCTATGATTGGCAATCTGGCCCTAGAGTTGGGCATGAATGTAGTTGGCTACGATCCGGCAATTTCGGTTGAAGCTGCCTGGCAGCTGTCGAGCAGTGTTGAGCGCATGGAAAATCTCGAGGCGCTACTGGCCTGTTCAGACTTTATTACTCTGCATGTTCCAGCTATTGCTGCGACTAAGCACCTAATTAACAGCAAGACTCTGTCAGGTATGAAACCCACTGCCAAGATTCTTAACTTCGCCCGGGAAGAAATTGTCAGCAGCGCCGACATGGTTGCGGCGTTGGACGCTGGTGTGATCGCCGGCTATATTACTGACTTCCCAGCTCCTGAACTGCTCGGCCGTGACGATGTGTTGTTGATGCCGCATATAGGTGCCAGCACTGAAGAAGCAGAAGAGAACTGTGCGGTGATGGCTGCCAACCAGCTGATGGATTTCCTTGAGAACGGTAACATCCTCAACTCGGTTAATTATCCCAAGATTAGAATGTCACGCAATGGTGGAACGCGCATTACCTTCACTAATAAAAACGTGCCTAAGGTTCTCGGCAGCGTATTGTCCGTCTTAGCTGACGGCGAGATCAACGTTGTGGATATGGTAAATAAGAGCCGCGA